Genomic DNA from Deltaproteobacteria bacterium:
TCCCTGCGCACCATCCACCGCAGGAAGAGATTGAGCCGCTTGCAGGCGCTCCCGCGACGCGGGTCGGGAAGGAGACTGTTTTTCCCGATCCGTGATCCTGCCCGTAACTCCTCCACAAAAACACACAGGGAAGGAAGTACCGTGCCTTCTTTACCCACGCCATCCATGGTTTTACTGAAGAACGTATGGAAAGAACCATGGTGGTGGAGAAACTCTTTCATGCCGATCAGCAGCTCCGCCATGTCCGTTGCCGTCGTGAACCGATGCTTGAAGTCCGATACAGCCGCCCTGAGCGCTTCATGGTCGGCTTCTTCGAGAAATCGGGCCGGCGAGGGGTTCATTTTCTCAAGGACGCGGGAAACGCTGCAACATATCTGGGCCACCCTTCCGTAAGCGAGCGATGAGGCGATCATCCCCGCGATCTCCCGGTCCTCGACGCGCTCATAGTGATAGAGATATTCCACCGGGTCGGGATGGACATGCACCCGCCGGTTGTATTTCCTGTACAGGCGGTCAAGTGTGTCACCGAGTTCTCTCTGTGTTCCCCGGAAGGATGCCATCGTTCGCCCGCCTTGTCCTTCACTCTTTCAGCGTTTCCAGTGCCCCGATAATGGATTCCAGCGATGGGCGCTCGTTGACATCATGGACGTCTATGTAACGGATAACCCCTTCTTTATCGATAATGATAATGGCACGTTCCGCCGTTCCGTCCGACCTGAGGATCCCGTATGTTCCCGCCACCTCACCGTGGGGCCAGAAATCGGACAGCACGGGAAACCAGAGGTCACCCATCTGGTTCGTCCATGCGTAGAGGCTGGGTATGTTGTCTTCCGAAATGCCGAGCAGGACGGCGTCGTTCTCTTCGAAGAGTTGCTGCACGATATTGTACCCCGGCCACTGGTCCGAACAGACAGGGGTCCACGCGGCGGGGATGAATGACAGGACCACGTTTTTCTTTCCCCGGAAATCACTGAGCCTGACCGTCCCGTGATGGATAGACGGCAGTGTGAAATCAGGTGCCCGGTCTCCCACGGCCACCTTCAGGACGCTGTCCACGGGTGTCAATCTCCCTGGATTATAGGTGTTCTTTTTAAAGACGTCGGACAGTCCGAAAGCAGGGGCGCTGATGAAGAGAAGGATCAGCACTCCGGCACAGCCTGCCGCGGTGTACCTTGATCTCATGGGATACCTCCTCATAGCCCCGCGTTCTTCATGATCTCACTTAGAAACTCTTTCGGGTTTTCGAACCCCCCCAGTTTTGAATAGACTACCCGGGGTGTGTTTTCTCCGACGACGACACCGAAGAAATAGGGTGTTCTGACCTCGCCCAGTGATTTGTGCAGGGTAAAATCACCGTCGTCGATCAGCGGGAAGGGGATACCGTATTTTTTCCGGAAAATATCCGCTTCAAAGGCCGAGTTTCCCGCGGCGATGCCGATCAGCTTGACCTTTCCCCTGGAGGAGGCATCGCCTTCTATCATTCTGAAAAGCT
This window encodes:
- a CDS encoding TIGR02757 family protein, translated to MASFRGTQRELGDTLDRLYRKYNRRVHVHPDPVEYLYHYERVEDREIAGMIASSLAYGRVAQICCSVSRVLEKMNPSPARFLEEADHEALRAAVSDFKHRFTTATDMAELLIGMKEFLHHHGSFHTFFSKTMDGVGKEGTVLPSLCVFVEELRAGSRIGKNSLLPDPRRGSACKRLNLFLRWMVRRDRVDPGGWHDISPSRLIVPLDTHMHRLCLDLGLTTRVQADMKTALEVTEAFRRITPGDPARFDFALTRLGMRKEIEFLWKTDRDSCSRTDIPGARY
- a CDS encoding TlpA family protein disulfide reductase, whose product is MILFTAAPAASGPPAPGDDFPDIPLKMPESREHRDYLGLKGGKTFSMGDIKARVVIVEVLSMYCPHCQREAPRVSELFRMIEGDASSRGKVKLIGIAAGNSAFEADIFRKKYGIPFPLIDDGDFTLHKSLGEVRTPYFFGVVVGENTPRVVYSKLGGFENPKEFLSEIMKNAGL
- a CDS encoding peroxiredoxin → MRSRYTAAGCAGVLILLFISAPAFGLSDVFKKNTYNPGRLTPVDSVLKVAVGDRAPDFTLPSIHHGTVRLSDFRGKKNVVLSFIPAAWTPVCSDQWPGYNIVQQLFEENDAVLLGISEDNIPSLYAWTNQMGDLWFPVLSDFWPHGEVAGTYGILRSDGTAERAIIIIDKEGVIRYIDVHDVNERPSLESIIGALETLKE